The following proteins come from a genomic window of Terribacillus aidingensis:
- a CDS encoding CYTH domain-containing protein, translating to MPQEIEIEFKNLLTEAEFNKLYEAFDMGNAPEIHQVNHYFETKDFQLKQHGAALRIREKNGKYQSTLKQPQGEGLLETHDYLTEQEASFWLQGHITLGPEISKQLQELGISAAELTYGGSLETIRREQSYNDTIIVLDKSKYGDIIDYELELEAHSFAHGEHVFRTVLNENGIVKRKTPNKIQRFYDSLRNR from the coding sequence ATGCCGCAAGAAATCGAAATCGAGTTCAAGAACCTGCTTACAGAAGCAGAATTCAACAAACTATACGAAGCGTTTGATATGGGAAACGCGCCTGAAATACATCAGGTGAATCACTATTTTGAAACAAAGGATTTTCAGCTGAAGCAGCATGGTGCCGCACTGCGAATCAGAGAAAAGAACGGAAAATATCAATCCACATTGAAACAGCCGCAAGGAGAAGGTCTCCTGGAAACACATGACTATCTGACAGAGCAGGAAGCAAGTTTCTGGCTGCAAGGTCATATTACGCTTGGCCCTGAAATCAGTAAGCAGCTTCAGGAATTAGGTATTTCTGCTGCTGAATTGACTTATGGCGGATCTTTGGAAACTATCCGTCGGGAGCAGTCATATAATGATACAATCATCGTTCTTGATAAAAGTAAATACGGCGATATTATAGATTATGAATTGGAATTGGAAGCACATAGCTTTGCACATGGAGAGCATGTTTTCCGTACCGTCCTTAACGAAAATGGCATAGTGAAACGCAAGACTCCGAACAAAATACAGCGATTCTATGACAGCCTCCGAAACAGATAA
- a CDS encoding GTP pyrophosphokinase family protein — protein sequence MNWEVFLAPYVQVVEELKVKLKGMRSQFENESRHSPIEFITGRVKPVRSILQKAATKQVTVDLLHQEIQDIAGLRIVTQFVDDIYTVVGMLKARNDFTIVNEIDYIVETKESGYRSYHMIIEYPVETIHGEKKVLAEIQIRTLAMNFWATNEHSLNYKYDGQIPADLKTRLKTAAEAAFRLDEEMSKIRDEVQEAQRIYHDQQQIKKHK from the coding sequence ATGAACTGGGAAGTATTTTTAGCACCATATGTACAGGTAGTAGAAGAACTGAAAGTTAAGCTGAAGGGAATGCGATCACAATTCGAAAATGAATCGCGCCATTCTCCGATTGAATTCATCACTGGTCGGGTAAAGCCAGTACGCAGTATCCTTCAAAAGGCGGCTACTAAGCAGGTCACGGTAGACCTATTACATCAAGAAATCCAGGATATTGCCGGTCTGAGAATCGTGACGCAGTTTGTCGATGATATCTATACGGTTGTGGGCATGCTAAAAGCACGAAATGACTTTACTATCGTAAATGAAATTGACTATATTGTTGAAACAAAGGAAAGCGGCTACCGGTCGTATCATATGATCATCGAATATCCGGTGGAGACAATACACGGCGAAAAGAAAGTGCTGGCCGAAATCCAGATCAGGACACTTGCCATGAATTTCTGGGCTACAAATGAGCATTCGCTCAATTATAAATATGACGGCCAAATACCGGCTGATTTGAAAACAAGGTTGAAAACAGCGGCAGAAGCTGCATTCCGACTGGACGAAGAGATGTCCAAAATCCGGGATGAAGTGCAGGAAGCGCAGCGGATTTATCACGATCAGCAGCAAATCAAAAAGCATAAATAG
- a CDS encoding NAD kinase — translation MKYTVLSRGDEKSNAIKETIVEHLAHFNFEYDDKEPALAISVGGDGTFLENFHTYVHRLDSTAFIGIHTGHLGFYADWVPEELEKLLLQIANKPYHIVEYPLLDISITHKDGRVDEHLALNECSVKTPDGSVVLDVSIKGEHFETFRGDGLVISTPSGSTAYNKALNGAIIHPSLASIQVTELASINNRVFRTIGSPLILPSHHPCTLRPTLDKSFLIAIDHMTENHSDIESITCSVAKQRVRFARFRPFPFWKRVHDSFIADKR, via the coding sequence ATGAAATATACGGTTTTATCACGGGGAGATGAGAAGTCGAATGCGATCAAAGAGACAATTGTCGAACATCTTGCGCATTTCAATTTCGAGTACGATGATAAGGAGCCGGCTCTCGCGATATCCGTTGGGGGAGACGGGACTTTCCTGGAAAATTTCCATACATATGTCCATCGATTGGACAGTACGGCTTTTATCGGTATCCATACAGGACATCTAGGATTCTACGCAGACTGGGTTCCTGAAGAGCTGGAGAAACTGCTGCTGCAGATCGCCAATAAACCGTACCATATCGTAGAGTATCCCTTGCTCGATATATCCATTACCCATAAAGATGGCAGAGTGGACGAGCATTTGGCATTGAATGAATGCTCTGTCAAAACCCCAGATGGCTCGGTTGTGCTTGATGTATCGATAAAAGGAGAGCATTTCGAGACATTCCGAGGAGATGGCCTTGTCATCTCAACGCCTTCTGGAAGTACAGCCTATAACAAGGCGCTGAATGGAGCTATCATTCACCCTTCTTTGGCATCCATACAAGTGACAGAACTAGCTTCCATTAATAATCGTGTATTTCGGACGATTGGTTCTCCGCTCATTTTGCCGAGCCATCATCCATGCACACTAAGACCGACGTTGGATAAGAGTTTCCTGATCGCCATTGATCATATGACAGAGAATCATTCGGATATCGAGTCCATCACTTGCTCCGTTGCGAAGCAGCGCGTTCGGTTTGCGCGTTTCCGTCCGTTCCCATTCTGGAAACGGGTACATGACTCATTTATTGCAGATAAGAGGTAA
- a CDS encoding RluA family pseudouridine synthase, whose product MKLSWTLQAEIVIKEFLKSQGVSRRLFKTLKEEPQLVTLNQQPAPLWHAGKAGDSLEVELPQEKAGAYMEAEPLELPIVYEDEHVLVLDKQPGVAVIPSMNQPSGTIANGLLWHYQKQGLAYTVHILTRLDRDTSGLMLVAKHRYAHTLLAADQKQGKIQRSYVALVEGSMEESSGTISKPIGRKEGSIIEREVRPDGQTAVTHFRRQTSFADHTLVEIKLATGRTHQIRVHMASLGHPLAGDTLYGGGTGVISRQALHSQQLRFIHPFTKRVLTFHSPVPADFSIE is encoded by the coding sequence ATGAAATTAAGCTGGACCTTGCAGGCGGAAATCGTCATCAAGGAATTCCTAAAATCGCAAGGAGTTTCAAGAAGATTATTCAAGACATTAAAAGAGGAGCCGCAGCTGGTTACGCTCAATCAGCAGCCGGCACCTCTTTGGCATGCGGGGAAAGCAGGGGATAGCTTAGAAGTGGAGCTGCCGCAGGAAAAAGCTGGTGCTTATATGGAAGCAGAGCCGCTCGAGCTGCCGATTGTCTACGAAGACGAGCACGTTCTAGTCTTGGATAAGCAGCCAGGGGTGGCAGTGATTCCATCTATGAATCAGCCGTCAGGTACGATTGCGAATGGTTTGCTTTGGCATTATCAGAAACAAGGGCTTGCTTATACAGTCCATATACTGACAAGGCTTGATCGCGATACTTCGGGATTGATGCTTGTCGCAAAACATCGCTATGCCCATACGCTTTTGGCTGCCGACCAAAAGCAAGGAAAAATACAGCGGTCATATGTCGCGCTAGTGGAGGGCAGTATGGAAGAATCGTCCGGGACAATCAGCAAACCGATCGGCAGGAAGGAAGGCTCGATCATTGAACGGGAAGTAAGGCCTGATGGACAGACAGCAGTTACTCACTTTCGCCGTCAGACCAGCTTCGCTGATCATACACTAGTTGAAATAAAGCTTGCTACTGGAAGGACGCATCAAATCCGTGTTCATATGGCATCACTTGGACATCCGCTCGCCGGTGATACACTGTATGGCGGTGGTACGGGTGTCATCAGCCGACAGGCGCTCCATTCCCAGCAGCTGCGCTTTATTCATCCGTTTACGAAACGCGTACTGACCTTTCATTCACCGGTTCCGGCTGACTTTTCAATCGAATGA
- the prpE gene encoding bis(5'-nucleosyl)-tetraphosphatase PrpE: MKIDFIGDVHGCLPELFELLNKLGYDIKDGLPVHPEKRRPFFIGDLTDRGPDSLGVIELVYRLVEEELGYYVPGNHCDKLYRYLRGNNVQVKHGLETTVAELQNCEPNKRRKLSNMFMQLYKKAPLYKQIPELGVVAAHAGIKESLIGKEGKKVKSFVLYGDTTGEMDELGRPVRLDWAKHYHGEDWIIYGHTPVLEARTIHHTINIDTGCVFGNKLTACRFPEQSLHSVPSQQPFVEEKFRSFD, translated from the coding sequence ATGAAAATAGATTTTATCGGAGATGTGCATGGCTGCTTGCCAGAGCTTTTCGAGCTACTCAATAAGTTAGGATATGACATAAAGGATGGTTTGCCTGTCCATCCAGAAAAACGCCGGCCATTTTTCATCGGAGATTTGACGGATCGCGGCCCCGATTCCTTAGGTGTAATTGAACTCGTTTACCGGCTTGTCGAAGAAGAGCTGGGATATTATGTACCAGGTAATCATTGTGATAAGCTTTACCGTTACCTGCGCGGTAATAACGTACAAGTGAAACATGGATTGGAAACAACAGTAGCTGAACTTCAGAATTGTGAACCGAATAAGCGCAGAAAGCTATCTAATATGTTCATGCAGCTCTACAAAAAAGCACCTCTATACAAACAAATCCCGGAATTAGGCGTCGTGGCAGCACATGCTGGTATTAAAGAATCCCTAATCGGCAAGGAAGGGAAAAAAGTGAAAAGCTTTGTTCTTTATGGAGATACGACTGGTGAAATGGATGAACTTGGCCGTCCAGTCAGACTGGACTGGGCTAAGCATTATCATGGGGAAGACTGGATTATCTATGGCCATACCCCGGTTCTGGAAGCCCGCACTATTCATCATACTATCAATATCGATACAGGCTGTGTTTTCGGCAACAAGCTTACCGCCTGTCGCTTTCCAGAACAATCCCTGCATAGCGTCCCGTCCCAGCAGCCGTTCGTCGAAGAGAAATTCCGTTCATTCGATTGA
- a CDS encoding FtsW/RodA/SpoVE family cell cycle protein, producing the protein MNSNKFRLDLTIILVLILLCIVSSFTLFELQPTLSGIAAQTQYMPRQIMWYVLGAVVIAVMMLLDYDRLRQLVWIFYGIGMVMLLMLFFKFPAAIINEANGATSWFILPGIGSMQPAEFVKVFVVIALAHVIMSHNEKNTVRTNKTDLFLLGKLFAVALPPMGLIAVQPDLGGFLVLCSILGATILVSGISWRLLLTILGVILGIGLFVAILAYILPDQVGAFLQETIFKHVESRFLGWLYPEKYPDSSYQYRLGLMAIGSGILFGKGASNFQVSIPERHTDYIFSAIAEQFGFIGSAIVLFLFFILIYRMIQVGLESNEPFGSYLAAGFIGMFTYQIFQNIGMSVGLVPITGLPLPFLSYGGSSTLAYMIAIGIVLNIHSRTRTFMFETQK; encoded by the coding sequence ATGAATTCTAACAAATTCCGGTTAGATCTAACAATTATATTAGTTTTGATATTGCTTTGTATCGTCTCTTCATTCACGTTATTCGAGCTGCAGCCGACATTATCCGGTATCGCAGCCCAAACACAATATATGCCGCGCCAGATTATGTGGTACGTCCTTGGTGCTGTCGTCATTGCTGTTATGATGCTGCTTGATTATGACCGGCTTCGCCAGCTCGTGTGGATTTTCTACGGAATTGGTATGGTTATGCTGTTGATGTTATTCTTCAAATTCCCAGCTGCCATCATCAATGAAGCAAACGGAGCGACAAGCTGGTTCATCTTGCCGGGTATCGGTTCGATGCAGCCTGCCGAATTTGTGAAGGTGTTTGTCGTTATCGCTTTAGCGCATGTCATCATGTCCCATAACGAAAAGAATACAGTCCGCACAAATAAAACAGATTTGTTCTTGCTTGGGAAGCTGTTTGCAGTAGCCTTGCCCCCTATGGGACTGATCGCTGTACAGCCTGACCTGGGCGGTTTCCTTGTACTGTGTTCTATTCTTGGAGCTACGATTTTAGTATCAGGAATCAGCTGGAGGCTGCTGTTGACCATATTGGGTGTTATCCTTGGTATTGGTTTATTTGTAGCAATTTTGGCTTATATTTTACCTGACCAGGTCGGTGCCTTCTTGCAGGAAACGATTTTCAAACACGTTGAGAGCCGATTCCTCGGCTGGCTTTATCCAGAAAAATATCCAGATTCCAGTTACCAGTACAGATTGGGACTGATGGCTATTGGATCAGGAATTCTTTTCGGAAAAGGGGCATCAAATTTCCAGGTCTCCATTCCGGAAAGACATACAGATTATATTTTTTCTGCCATCGCTGAACAGTTTGGGTTTATCGGATCCGCAATTGTGCTCTTCTTATTCTTCATCCTCATCTATCGGATGATTCAAGTGGGACTGGAGAGCAACGAGCCATTCGGCAGTTACTTGGCAGCCGGGTTCATCGGGATGTTCACTTATCAGATATTCCAGAACATCGGGATGTCGGTAGGACTCGTACCGATTACCGGACTTCCGCTGCCATTCCTCAGCTATGGAGGAAGTTCGACGCTCGCCTATATGATTGCAATCGGTATCGTGCTCAATATCCACTCGAGAACACGTACATTCATGTTTGAAACACAGAAATAA
- the mgtE gene encoding magnesium transporter: MDHLENQEILLYQNKIREALANQQIDQFRAEYLELHPYDQAAVFEEQPEEIRKQIYSYLSPDETAEIMENVNWENADLYFTEMYSRYAAQVLAEMSADDAVDILKEMDKNKVASFITIMEKESADEIKHLLHYEDKTAGSIMTTEFVSVSATDTVREAMLHLRAEAPDAETIYYTYVVDQDKKLVGVISLRNLIIAEKDWLISEVMSDRIVSVDVGGDQEHVAQMMRDYDFLALPVVDFQNHILGIITVDDILDVMEEEADEDYSRLAGVSDTERGEDSAFVSARKRLPWLVVLLFLGMVTASLISRFENTLSQVAILASFIPLIGGMGGNTGTQALAVAVRGMATGDVAKHGKMRMVMREGLTGIITGLSCGIVITLVVTVWQKDFFLGLLVGLSIFATLIIATLAGAIIPLLMHKLNIDPAIASGPFITTINDIISILIYFGLATAFMGLLTS; the protein is encoded by the coding sequence ATGGATCATTTGGAAAACCAAGAAATCTTACTATACCAAAATAAAATCAGGGAAGCACTAGCTAACCAGCAAATCGACCAATTTCGTGCAGAATACCTAGAATTGCACCCGTATGATCAAGCAGCTGTTTTCGAGGAACAGCCTGAAGAAATACGGAAGCAAATTTATTCCTATCTCTCACCAGATGAAACCGCAGAGATTATGGAAAACGTCAACTGGGAAAATGCAGACCTGTATTTCACCGAGATGTACTCACGTTATGCAGCGCAGGTACTGGCCGAGATGTCTGCAGATGATGCCGTCGATATTTTAAAGGAAATGGATAAAAACAAGGTTGCTAGTTTCATCACGATCATGGAAAAAGAATCAGCAGATGAAATTAAGCATCTTCTGCATTATGAGGATAAAACGGCCGGGAGTATCATGACGACTGAATTTGTCAGTGTCAGCGCTACGGATACAGTACGGGAAGCAATGCTACATCTCAGAGCGGAAGCACCTGATGCTGAAACTATCTACTATACGTATGTCGTTGACCAAGACAAGAAGCTGGTCGGCGTTATTTCTTTACGTAATCTCATAATAGCGGAGAAAGACTGGCTCATTTCTGAAGTGATGAGCGACAGGATCGTTAGTGTCGATGTCGGTGGCGATCAAGAGCATGTCGCCCAAATGATGCGTGATTATGACTTCTTGGCACTGCCGGTTGTCGACTTTCAAAATCATATACTCGGTATCATTACGGTCGATGATATTCTTGATGTTATGGAAGAAGAAGCAGATGAGGATTACAGCCGATTAGCTGGTGTCAGTGATACGGAAAGAGGGGAAGACAGTGCCTTTGTATCCGCTCGAAAACGGCTGCCATGGCTCGTAGTTCTCCTTTTCCTTGGTATGGTTACGGCTAGCTTAATTAGTCGTTTCGAGAATACACTAAGCCAAGTGGCCATACTGGCGAGCTTTATTCCGCTAATCGGGGGAATGGGAGGGAATACTGGCACCCAGGCACTGGCAGTTGCAGTTCGGGGCATGGCGACAGGTGATGTTGCTAAGCATGGAAAGATGCGGATGGTGATGCGGGAAGGTCTGACAGGAATTATAACTGGACTTAGCTGTGGTATCGTCATCACCTTAGTCGTAACCGTCTGGCAGAAAGATTTCTTCCTAGGTCTACTTGTCGGGTTATCCATTTTTGCGACATTAATCATTGCTACACTGGCAGGAGCTATCATCCCGCTGCTCATGCATAAACTGAACATCGACCCGGCCATCGCCTCAGGTCCGTTCATTACGACTATTAATGACATCATTTCCATTTTAATTTATTTCGGGCTGGCGACAGCTTTTATGGGACTGCTGACAAGTTAA
- a CDS encoding CotO family spore coat protein: MSNEKVRSQQPMLFIAQPKLDLPKAEMQQAYRTAKGKKKEVLTEEEKQETAQIEEKRKAAARAEEKTQPSEKKAAPTSKKVNFKELTTVEKVEYFLNLPSQIPRMKCEIVTSEGSLIGIISGREEDLIQFKSIRRPFKRELKIEDIRDIKLLGF; the protein is encoded by the coding sequence GTGTCCAATGAAAAGGTAAGGAGCCAGCAGCCAATGCTGTTCATAGCCCAGCCCAAGCTTGATTTGCCAAAGGCAGAAATGCAGCAGGCCTATCGTACGGCAAAAGGAAAAAAGAAAGAAGTACTAACAGAAGAAGAAAAGCAAGAAACTGCACAAATAGAGGAAAAACGTAAAGCTGCTGCACGAGCAGAGGAGAAAACACAGCCATCTGAGAAGAAAGCAGCACCAACCAGTAAAAAAGTGAATTTCAAGGAATTGACGACGGTCGAAAAGGTTGAGTATTTCTTGAATCTTCCTTCTCAAATCCCCAGAATGAAATGTGAAATCGTTACATCGGAAGGCAGCTTGATCGGCATCATTTCAGGTAGGGAAGAAGATCTAATTCAATTTAAATCCATACGGCGTCCGTTTAAACGGGAATTGAAGATTGAAGATATCCGTGATATCAAGTTACTTGGTTTCTAA
- a CDS encoding CotY/CotZ family spore coat protein, with protein MSNASRESSSIVVDIVREIANAQRDISSECCATSAEQSINDLLGNFGGSAGFDTVPIMLYNDLGGIFRGYGVAPGATPGTLGPVAASYYFRVKAVYDDDAAVLELLRSPADITLIPDGVDDQIVTGLAATGLCFTVDLTKFAHITTLPAISAFLTGTTGPTA; from the coding sequence ATGAGCAACGCATCGCGAGAAAGTTCATCAATCGTTGTGGATATCGTCAGAGAAATTGCTAATGCACAAAGAGATATCTCCAGCGAGTGCTGTGCAACAAGTGCGGAACAATCCATTAATGATCTTCTTGGAAACTTTGGAGGATCTGCTGGTTTCGATACAGTACCAATAATGCTATACAACGATCTCGGAGGTATCTTCCGCGGATATGGTGTAGCACCAGGAGCAACTCCTGGAACACTCGGACCGGTAGCTGCAAGCTACTACTTCCGTGTAAAAGCAGTTTACGATGATGACGCTGCTGTATTGGAACTGCTTCGCAGCCCAGCTGATATCACACTCATTCCTGATGGTGTCGACGATCAGATAGTTACTGGCTTAGCAGCAACTGGCCTTTGCTTCACAGTCGATCTGACTAAATTTGCACACATCACTACTTTGCCAGCTATCTCCGCATTCCTTACTGGTACAACTGGCCCAACTGCTTAA
- a CDS encoding DUF421 domain-containing protein, whose product MGEYGHIIVEVIFGFFGLFILTKVLGKTQMNQITAFDFIAAIAVGELFGNAIFDPEAGISHIAVAIITWGLLMVVIEKITQQFKGTRGFLEGKPTVIISKGELRYADMKANKMDFNQLMHQLRSNSIFSLSEVDYAIIEADGSLSVLKKSAYQNPTRNDLDLKEQPNPLPVSFILDGETIKDNIINSGQTLEWLENEISKQGFNSVSEVAYAEWTPIDGLFTKSY is encoded by the coding sequence ATGGGAGAATATGGACATATCATCGTGGAAGTAATATTCGGCTTTTTTGGCCTGTTTATCTTAACGAAGGTGCTCGGAAAAACCCAAATGAATCAAATTACTGCCTTCGACTTTATCGCCGCAATCGCTGTCGGAGAGCTATTCGGTAATGCTATTTTTGATCCAGAAGCTGGTATATCGCATATTGCAGTTGCAATCATCACATGGGGCTTATTGATGGTCGTCATTGAGAAAATCACCCAGCAATTCAAAGGTACACGCGGTTTTCTGGAAGGAAAACCTACTGTGATCATCTCCAAAGGCGAGCTCAGGTACGCTGACATGAAAGCCAACAAGATGGATTTCAATCAGCTGATGCACCAATTACGATCAAACAGCATCTTTTCACTCTCAGAAGTTGATTACGCCATTATTGAAGCTGATGGCAGTCTTAGCGTCTTGAAAAAAAGTGCGTATCAAAATCCTACAAGAAATGACCTTGATTTGAAAGAACAGCCCAACCCTCTCCCTGTTTCGTTCATACTAGATGGTGAAACAATAAAGGATAACATTATAAATAGCGGCCAGACATTGGAATGGCTGGAGAATGAAATAAGCAAACAAGGCTTCAACAGTGTTTCTGAGGTAGCATATGCGGAATGGACGCCTATTGACGGACTATTTACTAAATCGTATTAA
- a CDS encoding GNAT family N-acetyltransferase, whose product MEIFVAENSIQQQDAFQVRTLVFVEEQKVPADLEIDELENESIHFVGYEDGTPGAAARMRLVDEYAKMERICILKEFRGKRYGNDLMWAMEEEAKKRGMQKAKLNAQTQAIPFYERLGYTVVSEEFMDAGIPHKTMTKQL is encoded by the coding sequence ATGGAAATATTCGTAGCAGAAAACAGTATACAACAGCAAGATGCTTTCCAAGTAAGAACACTTGTATTCGTTGAAGAGCAAAAAGTACCGGCCGATCTTGAAATCGATGAATTGGAAAATGAAAGTATCCATTTCGTCGGGTACGAGGATGGAACTCCGGGAGCGGCTGCCAGAATGCGATTGGTCGATGAGTATGCGAAGATGGAACGCATTTGCATCCTGAAAGAATTCCGAGGCAAACGTTATGGCAATGATCTAATGTGGGCAATGGAAGAGGAAGCCAAAAAACGCGGCATGCAAAAAGCGAAACTGAACGCGCAAACTCAGGCCATTCCTTTCTATGAACGATTAGGTTATACAGTCGTTTCAGAAGAATTCATGGATGCGGGCATTCCGCATAAAACGATGACAAAACAGCTGTGA
- a CDS encoding 2'-5' RNA ligase family protein — translation MNYTVAIFPSEHVQQEANSYRKRYDSAYALIKPHMKVRQPFTLNEEDDLIDAVSELKRIARETAPFSYQIEKVSTFAPAHNTLYFKVTPSEELKTLHEKLYHGFFEGEKAYAFIPHITIAQNLSNGEYADLHGTLKLKQFQYEEQATQFHLLQEQEDGKWIVKETFTLGEE, via the coding sequence ATGAACTACACTGTAGCAATTTTCCCATCTGAGCACGTGCAGCAAGAAGCTAATTCGTACCGCAAACGATACGACTCGGCTTACGCACTCATCAAACCGCATATGAAGGTAAGACAGCCATTCACATTGAATGAAGAAGATGATTTGATCGATGCTGTCAGTGAGCTGAAACGAATCGCACGCGAAACAGCACCCTTTTCTTATCAAATCGAAAAAGTAAGTACGTTTGCACCTGCTCATAATACACTCTATTTCAAGGTGACGCCTTCTGAGGAATTAAAAACACTGCACGAAAAGCTATATCATGGTTTCTTCGAAGGCGAAAAAGCATATGCATTCATTCCGCATATCACGATTGCGCAAAATCTTTCCAATGGGGAATATGCCGATTTGCACGGAACGCTGAAGCTGAAGCAATTTCAATATGAAGAACAAGCCACACAGTTCCATTTACTTCAGGAACAAGAAGACGGAAAATGGATCGTGAAAGAAACTTTTACGTTAGGTGAGGAATAA
- a CDS encoding alpha/beta hydrolase-fold protein translates to MKRNGKMESAIIDSIYLDESLEVRWYKPETFSPMYKYQLCIMQDGNDYFQMGRIATLSDQLHGDGQIQNTVFAGIHYRDRYDRIDKYYPDGKKHEAFLQFLLHEVLPVLEDDLPTLHMGATRTLMGDSLAGTLSLVAALRFPHTFGGVVMQSPLIDEAVMREVREAKQLDSLSIYHTIGTNETKVPTSFGKEIDFVEPNRSLQEYFHTKPVDYTYRELENAEHTWKYWQRDMKQVLTDVFG, encoded by the coding sequence ATGAAACGAAATGGTAAGATGGAAAGTGCCATCATAGACAGTATCTATTTAGATGAAAGCTTGGAAGTGCGATGGTATAAACCGGAGACCTTTTCTCCCATGTATAAGTATCAGCTATGCATCATGCAGGATGGCAACGATTATTTCCAAATGGGGCGTATCGCGACGTTAAGCGATCAGCTGCATGGTGATGGTCAGATTCAAAATACAGTTTTCGCCGGCATCCATTATCGCGACCGTTACGACCGAATTGATAAATACTACCCTGATGGAAAGAAACACGAAGCCTTTCTGCAGTTCCTTCTTCATGAAGTGCTGCCGGTTTTGGAGGATGATCTGCCGACATTACATATGGGAGCAACCAGGACATTAATGGGTGATTCTCTGGCCGGCACTCTCTCCCTTGTTGCTGCCCTTCGCTTTCCGCATACATTCGGAGGCGTTGTAATGCAGTCTCCATTAATCGATGAAGCTGTCATGCGGGAAGTAAGAGAAGCAAAGCAGCTGGATAGCTTGTCTATTTATCATACAATCGGTACGAATGAGACAAAGGTTCCTACAAGCTTCGGGAAAGAAATTGACTTTGTGGAACCGAACCGTAGCTTACAGGAATACTTCCACACAAAGCCTGTTGATTATACGTATCGGGAACTGGAGAATGCAGAACATACATGGAAGTATTGGCAGCGTGATATGAAACAGGTCCTGACAGACGTATTCGGCTGA
- a CDS encoding VOC family protein, producing the protein MINRVGQIMLYVNDQDQAVHFWTEKLGFHVLAEEDNEHGMRWIEIAPSKDAETSIVLHNKAFISKMEPELNLGTPSLMFVSDDLDKLHNDLLTVHVTVGEIVEMPSERVFNFADYEGNYFAVMEKNK; encoded by the coding sequence ATGATTAATCGCGTTGGTCAAATTATGCTGTATGTAAATGATCAGGATCAAGCAGTCCATTTTTGGACAGAAAAACTTGGTTTTCATGTGCTTGCCGAAGAAGACAATGAACATGGTATGAGATGGATTGAAATCGCACCTTCAAAAGATGCGGAAACAAGTATTGTTCTCCACAATAAAGCATTCATCTCTAAAATGGAGCCTGAACTAAATTTAGGTACTCCCTCTTTAATGTTCGTCTCAGATGATCTTGATAAACTACATAATGATTTACTAACGGTTCATGTGACCGTCGGAGAAATAGTTGAAATGCCATCTGAAAGAGTTTTTAACTTTGCAGATTATGAAGGAAATTACTTTGCAGTCATGGAAAAAAACAAATGA